In Thermodesulfitimonas autotrophica, the following proteins share a genomic window:
- a CDS encoding methyl-accepting chemotaxis protein yields the protein MARPKPNCWDYLHCPPEHKNNCPAYLQNMGRRCWRITGTLCRGEQQESFSRKLAQCLKCEAYQQINRLKWYDTVFVRFELFVVLPILFVLNAALIATYFFIHSLPHLLLVAGVATFTSGCLALAPAFKVGKPIAILREKAYQLGLGNLTAKEALVPRRDEYMLVAIALNDLGEMLREMVGKFKQNIEVLSTSAAELTANMEQLSSGAAQTASAISQVATTTDSIGENLRGMVAMAQEASARADEGSRDLGAVKTQMRAIEAASEKIETVIGGLNQKAREITQITELITQIADQTNLLALNAAIEAARAGEHGRGFAVVAEEVRNLAEQSARAAEEIRKLIVAIQGETQHAVGAMDESAELVRTGGEAVAKAEASFRMIIESVRGLTERAEEITRSVQEIATAITGVAAAAEEQSAVTEEVTAAADVLGKIAREGQALVEHFKV from the coding sequence ATGGCCAGACCAAAGCCTAATTGCTGGGATTACCTGCACTGTCCGCCGGAACACAAGAACAACTGCCCGGCTTATCTCCAGAACATGGGGCGCCGCTGCTGGCGGATTACCGGCACGCTGTGCCGCGGCGAACAGCAGGAATCCTTCTCCCGCAAGCTTGCCCAGTGTCTCAAGTGCGAGGCCTACCAGCAGATCAACCGCCTCAAATGGTACGATACGGTTTTCGTCCGTTTCGAACTTTTTGTGGTGCTGCCGATTCTCTTCGTGCTCAATGCTGCCCTGATCGCGACCTATTTCTTTATCCATAGCTTGCCTCACCTCCTTCTGGTGGCAGGCGTTGCCACCTTCACGAGCGGCTGTCTGGCGCTGGCCCCGGCCTTTAAGGTGGGGAAGCCAATCGCCATCCTGCGGGAAAAGGCCTACCAGCTCGGCCTCGGCAATTTGACGGCGAAGGAAGCGCTTGTCCCCCGGCGGGACGAGTACATGCTGGTGGCGATCGCGCTCAACGACTTAGGAGAAATGCTGCGCGAAATGGTGGGTAAATTCAAGCAAAACATAGAGGTTCTGTCTACTTCGGCCGCGGAGTTGACGGCCAACATGGAACAGTTATCGTCGGGAGCGGCGCAGACCGCGAGCGCCATTAGCCAGGTCGCGACCACCACCGACAGCATCGGCGAAAACCTCCGGGGGATGGTGGCGATGGCGCAGGAAGCATCCGCCAGAGCGGACGAGGGGAGCCGGGATCTCGGTGCGGTCAAGACCCAGATGCGGGCTATAGAGGCGGCGAGTGAGAAGATTGAGACGGTTATCGGGGGCTTGAATCAGAAGGCCCGGGAGATTACCCAGATCACGGAACTTATCACCCAGATTGCCGACCAGACGAATCTTCTGGCCCTCAATGCCGCTATCGAGGCCGCCCGGGCTGGGGAGCACGGGCGGGGGTTTGCGGTGGTGGCGGAGGAGGTCCGGAACCTGGCGGAACAGTCGGCGCGGGCGGCGGAGGAAATCCGCAAACTTATCGTGGCGATTCAGGGCGAAACGCAGCACGCGGTGGGCGCAATGGATGAGAGCGCCGAACTGGTCCGCACCGGTGGCGAGGCGGTGGCGAAGGCCGAGGCCTCCTTCCGAATGATTATCGAGAGCGTGCGGGGGCTGACGGAACGGGCCGAGGAGATCACCCGGTCGGTCCAGGAGATCGCCACCGCTATAACCGGGGTTGCGGCGGCGGCGGAAGAGCAGAGCGCGGTGACCGAAGAGGTAACGGCCGCGGCCGACGTGCTGGGGAAAATCGCCCGCGAGGGGCAGGCACTGGTGGAGCATTTCAAAGTTTAA
- the selD gene encoding selenide, water dikinase SelD — MAPKLTALTTSAGUAAKIGPGTLARILSGLPATADPRLLVGIETGDDAGVYLLTDEFALIQTVDFFTPVVDDPYLYGQIAAANALSDVYAMGGQPLTALNIICYPTGCGEFETLAAILRGGADKITEAGALLVGGHSVEDKEPKYGLAVTGLVHPAKLVTNRGAREGDLLVLTKRIGTGVITTALKADLAPAAAVEEACREMATLNRAAAAAMQEVGVSACTDITGFGLLGHALALARASAVHLTLNAAAVPLLPEAWELAASGLLPAGAYANRDYVAPCVSFAAGVPEVLRDLLCDPQTSGGLLIAVPPDRINLLLAALKSRAVATAAVVGSVTAGDAGTITVVYEP; from the coding sequence ATGGCGCCCAAACTGACGGCGCTGACGACAAGCGCCGGGTGAGCAGCCAAGATCGGGCCCGGGACGCTGGCCCGGATACTGAGCGGCCTACCGGCCACGGCCGACCCGCGCCTGCTGGTGGGCATCGAAACGGGGGATGATGCAGGCGTTTACCTGCTCACGGATGAGTTCGCCCTCATCCAGACGGTGGATTTTTTCACGCCTGTAGTGGACGACCCGTACCTTTACGGCCAGATTGCCGCCGCCAACGCTTTAAGCGACGTATACGCGATGGGCGGGCAGCCGCTTACCGCGCTTAACATCATCTGCTATCCCACCGGGTGCGGTGAATTCGAAACGCTCGCTGCCATCCTGCGCGGCGGTGCTGACAAGATCACGGAAGCCGGGGCCCTGCTCGTCGGCGGCCACAGCGTCGAAGACAAGGAGCCGAAGTACGGGCTGGCGGTAACCGGCCTCGTTCACCCCGCAAAACTCGTTACCAACCGGGGGGCCCGCGAAGGCGACCTGCTCGTGCTTACCAAAAGGATAGGCACAGGGGTGATTACCACGGCCCTGAAAGCAGACCTCGCCCCGGCAGCGGCGGTCGAAGAGGCCTGCCGGGAGATGGCTACCCTTAACCGGGCCGCGGCGGCGGCGATGCAGGAAGTAGGGGTCAGCGCCTGTACCGACATCACTGGCTTCGGCCTCCTCGGCCACGCGCTTGCGCTCGCGCGAGCGAGCGCCGTCCACCTGACGCTTAACGCAGCCGCTGTTCCCCTTCTGCCCGAAGCCTGGGAACTCGCGGCGTCTGGGCTTCTCCCCGCCGGAGCTTACGCCAACCGCGATTACGTAGCGCCCTGCGTTTCTTTTGCCGCCGGGGTACCGGAAGTTTTGCGGGACCTCCTCTGCGACCCCCAGACTTCGGGGGGCCTGCTTATCGCCGTCCCGCCCGACCGGATCAACCTCTTGCTAGCCGCGCTTAAAAGCCGCGCTGTTGCTACCGCTGCCGTCGTCGGTTCCGTCACGGCAGGAGATGCGGGAACAATCACGGTGGTCTACGAACCCTGA
- the holB gene encoding DNA polymerase III subunit delta', producing MYAVIRGQDAAIKKLRAAVRTGRIAPAYLFTGPAGVGKYTTARAFAGALLCAAPVDGAACGECRSCRLFCRSGHPDFHTVAAGEATIGIDQIRHLVAAVGRKPFHRRHVVVIDAAERATLEAQNAFLKTLEESPGDTVFILVTAHPEALLPTVLSRCCEVRFLRLSPAVVAGLLETHGVPAEEAGLLARLSGGSLGRALLLKEDPQTSSLRAKALGLALRPSLWEAQQVPVRTRKEAEELLGFLSLWYRDLLLFRVTGDAALVVNIDCLAEIEKTRVPVAALLAAAAALEAAKRMLRANVNPRLVVEGIAVRLGAIFRAR from the coding sequence GTGTACGCGGTGATTCGGGGCCAGGATGCCGCGATAAAGAAGCTCCGGGCGGCCGTGCGGACGGGCCGGATCGCGCCGGCATATCTCTTTACCGGGCCGGCGGGGGTCGGCAAGTATACGACCGCTCGGGCCTTTGCCGGGGCACTCCTCTGCGCGGCGCCAGTGGACGGCGCTGCCTGCGGGGAATGCCGTTCCTGCCGTCTCTTTTGCCGTTCGGGCCACCCTGATTTTCACACGGTGGCTGCCGGCGAGGCGACGATCGGGATCGACCAGATCCGGCACCTGGTTGCCGCCGTAGGACGGAAGCCTTTTCACCGGCGTCACGTGGTGGTTATCGACGCGGCGGAGCGCGCCACCCTCGAGGCGCAGAACGCCTTTCTCAAAACGCTCGAAGAATCACCGGGGGACACCGTTTTTATTCTCGTCACGGCACACCCGGAGGCGCTTCTGCCAACGGTGTTATCCCGGTGTTGCGAGGTGCGGTTCCTCCGGCTCAGCCCGGCGGTGGTGGCCGGGCTTCTGGAGACGCACGGCGTCCCGGCGGAAGAGGCCGGGTTGCTCGCCCGTCTTTCCGGCGGGAGCCTCGGCCGGGCGCTCCTGCTTAAAGAAGACCCGCAGACGAGCAGCCTGAGGGCGAAGGCTCTGGGGCTGGCCCTGCGGCCAAGTCTCTGGGAGGCGCAGCAGGTTCCGGTTCGCACCCGCAAGGAGGCGGAGGAACTCCTCGGCTTTTTGAGCCTCTGGTACCGGGACCTTTTGCTCTTCCGGGTCACGGGCGACGCGGCGCTCGTGGTGAATATAGATTGCCTTGCGGAAATCGAGAAAACCCGGGTACCGGTTGCTGCGCTGCTAGCGGCTGCTGCGGCGCTGGAGGCGGCCAAAAGGATGTTGCGCGCCAACGTCAACCCCCGCCTCGTCGTGGAGGGAATAGCCGTTCGCCTGGGCGCCATATTCAGGGCGCGGTAG
- a CDS encoding AbrB/MazE/SpoVT family DNA-binding domain-containing protein — MKSTGIVRKVDELGRVVIPIELRRTLGIEEKDALEIYVDHEKIILKKYEPACIFCGNANDVQHYRGRLVCRECALAMFERAKAM; from the coding sequence GTGAAGTCAACGGGCATTGTGCGCAAGGTGGATGAGCTCGGGCGGGTGGTCATCCCTATTGAGCTCAGGCGGACCCTGGGCATCGAAGAGAAAGATGCGCTCGAGATTTATGTCGACCACGAGAAGATCATCCTAAAGAAGTACGAACCCGCCTGCATCTTCTGCGGCAACGCCAACGATGTGCAGCACTACCGCGGTCGCCTGGTCTGCCGCGAGTGCGCCCTGGCAATGTTCGAGCGGGCCAAGGCTATGTAG
- a CDS encoding aminotransferase class I/II-fold pyridoxal phosphate-dependent enzyme, translating into MFLSRRTNGLSGSFKKRSTANGSGCRRRKPCIADFQARCPLVEALKSYAGRISAGFHTPGHFQGKAAPPVLRQWWGRAVFAADLTEVPGLDDLHAPSGVIRRAQELAAALAGAKETFFLTNGSTAGVLAMFLAALGPGERVILPRAVHRSVVAALVLSGAAPVFLPVRHLADFGIPLPPPAAAYTAALARYPDARALFALYPDYYGVAVDLRAVATTAHSRGLPLLVDAAHGVLFGRHPALPPGAIACGADAAVESVHKRAGALTQAAWLHLGSGRLSPPRVQQALQFVMTSSPSYLLLASLDAARRQLALSGERLCRRLLSLAAEARRALRRFEAVAVLAAAGEGYSLDPTRLVLNFGAAGLSGYEAARLLRRHGVVAEMADFANVVLLLSPGHGKQEIKALTRAVEAVLAQHPVARAGRGAGGARLFFPAPPPLRLSPREAWLAPAESVPLEAAVGRVSAAVVAPAPPGIPVLVPGEEVTEEVANYLEKLKEKGVPVHGMEEGVDRPALRVVG; encoded by the coding sequence ATCTTTTTAAGCCGGAGAACGAATGGATTATCAGGCAGTTTCAAGAAGAGATCGACCGCGAATGGGAGCGGCTGCAGAAGGAGGAAACCCTGTATAGCTGATTTCCAGGCACGCTGCCCGCTGGTTGAGGCGCTAAAGAGCTACGCGGGCAGGATCTCTGCCGGTTTTCACACGCCGGGGCATTTTCAGGGGAAGGCGGCTCCACCGGTGTTGCGCCAATGGTGGGGCCGCGCGGTTTTCGCGGCGGACCTCACGGAGGTTCCGGGGCTTGACGATCTCCACGCGCCTTCCGGAGTGATCCGGCGCGCGCAGGAACTGGCGGCAGCGCTTGCGGGCGCAAAGGAAACCTTCTTTCTGACCAACGGGAGCACGGCGGGCGTGCTGGCGATGTTCTTGGCCGCTCTCGGACCGGGGGAGAGGGTCATCCTGCCCCGCGCCGTCCACCGGTCGGTGGTGGCGGCGCTGGTGCTGAGCGGCGCCGCGCCGGTCTTTCTGCCGGTGCGACACCTTGCGGATTTCGGTATCCCGTTACCGCCCCCGGCGGCCGCCTACACGGCGGCTCTTGCGCGCTACCCTGATGCCCGGGCGCTTTTTGCCCTTTACCCGGATTACTACGGCGTGGCGGTTGACCTCCGGGCGGTAGCCACTACGGCCCACTCCCGGGGGCTGCCCTTGCTGGTCGATGCGGCGCACGGCGTTCTTTTCGGGCGCCATCCGGCGCTTCCGCCGGGGGCGATAGCGTGTGGCGCCGACGCGGCGGTGGAAAGCGTGCACAAGCGGGCCGGCGCGCTCACCCAGGCTGCTTGGCTCCACCTCGGGAGCGGGCGGCTTTCGCCGCCGCGGGTGCAGCAGGCCCTCCAGTTCGTGATGACGAGCAGCCCATCCTACCTGTTGCTCGCCTCCCTTGACGCGGCGCGGCGGCAGCTTGCGCTTTCAGGGGAACGTCTTTGCCGACGGCTTCTCTCCCTTGCAGCCGAGGCGCGGCGGGCGCTCCGCCGTTTTGAGGCGGTAGCGGTCCTCGCCGCGGCGGGCGAGGGCTACAGCCTCGATCCGACCCGGCTGGTTCTCAATTTCGGCGCCGCGGGGCTGTCCGGTTACGAGGCGGCCAGGCTTCTGCGGCGCCACGGCGTGGTAGCAGAAATGGCGGATTTTGCTAACGTGGTGCTCCTCTTAAGCCCGGGCCACGGAAAGCAGGAGATAAAGGCGCTAACGCGGGCGGTAGAGGCGGTCCTCGCGCAGCACCCGGTGGCCCGTGCCGGGCGCGGTGCGGGCGGCGCGCGGCTCTTCTTCCCGGCGCCGCCGCCCCTGCGGCTTTCCCCGCGGGAGGCATGGCTGGCTCCGGCGGAGAGCGTGCCCCTGGAAGCGGCGGTGGGCCGGGTGAGCGCGGCGGTGGTGGCCCCGGCGCCGCCAGGGATCCCGGTGCTGGTGCCGGGGGAAGAGGTAACCGAAGAGGTGGCCAATTACCTTGAAAAGCTCAAAGAGAAAGGCGTTCCGGTGCACGGGATGGAAGAAGGGGTTGACCGCCCGGCTTTGCGTGTGGTGGGGTAA
- a CDS encoding Lon protease family protein: protein MARRATPEEVRAACTQEELGCARTDEIAPLEAIVGQERAVRALEFGLEIDDRGFNIFVAGLPGTGKNTAVQSFLENLAKTKPTPPDWCYVYNFKEPYNPRAIELPPGRGVAFARDMKEFIAAARREIPRAFESEEYAKKREETVESFNKRRSELFAALNQRAQDAGFLIQPTPTGLYIIPVIEGEPVKDKDFANLPPEQQREIIRRREEIEEDVASTFREVHQIEREANQAIRDLDRQVAGFVLGLLVRDLTEKYAPIPAVLSYLEAVQEDIIENLPLFRGIQEGEQKGPPWAKEDPFRRYEVNVLVDNSELTGAPVVMEYNPTYNNLIGRIDREAYFGALVTDFTMIRAGSLHKANGGYLVVPVEELLRNLFAWDGLKRALRERQVVIEDASERFGFFTTKTLQPEPIPLNLKVILLGNPLFYYLLYHYDPDFQELFKVKAEFGTQMDRTPENIRKYAAFFSMLCEKEALLHLDASAMAKLVEYGSRLAEDQRKLSTRFSEIADVVREACYYARKEGAPYATEAHVRRAIEERFYRSNLIQERIQEMIVRGAIKIDTTGEKVGQVNGLAVISLGDISFGRPQRITATVAAGREGVIDIEREAKLGGRIHTKGVLILSGYLNEKYAAEAPLSLSARLVFEQSYEGVEGDSASSTELYALLSALSGLPVRQGLAVTGSINQKGEIQAIGGVNEKIEGFFDVCKAKGLTGDQGVLVPAANRDNLMLREDVVEAVREGRFHIYFVENVDEGIALLTGVPAGERGPDGSFPEGTVHARVAARFKEMAQQLRAAKGEKEKGAGRDESDGQEEKNAGNGAGD from the coding sequence GTGGCACGGCGAGCCACTCCGGAAGAGGTTCGGGCGGCCTGCACTCAGGAAGAGCTCGGCTGCGCGCGGACGGACGAGATCGCACCGCTCGAGGCGATTGTGGGGCAGGAGCGGGCGGTCCGGGCGCTCGAGTTTGGCCTGGAGATTGACGACCGGGGCTTCAATATCTTCGTGGCCGGCCTGCCGGGGACCGGTAAGAATACGGCGGTCCAGAGTTTTTTAGAGAACCTGGCGAAAACCAAACCCACCCCGCCCGACTGGTGCTACGTCTATAATTTCAAGGAACCCTACAACCCCCGGGCGATAGAGTTACCTCCTGGCAGGGGTGTGGCGTTCGCCCGCGACATGAAAGAGTTCATCGCCGCAGCGCGGCGGGAGATCCCGCGGGCTTTCGAAAGCGAAGAATACGCCAAGAAGCGGGAAGAAACGGTAGAAAGCTTCAATAAACGCCGCAGTGAGCTTTTTGCGGCGCTAAACCAGCGGGCGCAGGATGCCGGTTTCCTGATTCAGCCCACCCCGACGGGGCTCTATATCATCCCCGTTATCGAGGGGGAGCCAGTGAAAGACAAGGATTTTGCCAATTTGCCGCCGGAGCAGCAGCGGGAGATCATCCGCCGCCGGGAGGAAATCGAGGAGGATGTGGCGAGCACCTTCCGGGAGGTGCACCAGATCGAGCGGGAGGCTAACCAGGCGATCCGGGATCTCGACCGGCAGGTGGCCGGTTTTGTGCTGGGCCTTTTGGTACGGGACCTCACGGAAAAATACGCCCCGATTCCCGCGGTGCTATCCTACTTGGAAGCGGTGCAGGAGGACATCATCGAGAACCTGCCCCTTTTCCGGGGCATTCAAGAGGGGGAGCAAAAGGGCCCGCCGTGGGCGAAGGAGGACCCCTTCCGCCGTTACGAGGTCAACGTTCTTGTGGATAACAGCGAACTCACCGGGGCACCGGTGGTGATGGAATACAACCCCACCTATAACAACCTGATCGGGCGGATCGATCGGGAGGCCTACTTCGGCGCTCTGGTTACCGATTTTACGATGATCCGGGCCGGCTCTCTCCACAAAGCCAACGGCGGTTACCTGGTTGTTCCTGTGGAGGAACTCTTACGCAACCTCTTCGCCTGGGACGGCCTCAAGCGTGCGCTCAGGGAGCGGCAGGTGGTCATCGAGGACGCGAGTGAGCGCTTCGGCTTTTTCACCACGAAGACGCTCCAGCCGGAGCCGATTCCGCTAAACTTAAAGGTGATTCTGCTTGGGAACCCTCTCTTTTACTACCTGCTCTACCACTACGACCCCGATTTTCAGGAGCTCTTCAAAGTCAAGGCGGAGTTCGGCACGCAGATGGACCGGACACCGGAAAATATTCGGAAGTACGCCGCCTTTTTCAGCATGCTCTGCGAAAAAGAAGCGCTTTTGCACCTGGACGCCTCGGCGATGGCTAAACTCGTTGAGTACGGCTCCCGCTTGGCCGAAGACCAGCGAAAACTTTCCACCCGCTTTTCGGAGATTGCGGACGTGGTCCGGGAGGCCTGTTACTACGCCCGTAAGGAAGGCGCCCCGTACGCAACGGAAGCGCACGTACGCCGGGCGATAGAGGAGCGTTTCTACCGGTCCAACCTGATCCAGGAGCGCATCCAGGAGATGATCGTGCGCGGGGCGATCAAGATCGATACTACTGGAGAGAAGGTGGGCCAGGTAAACGGCTTAGCGGTAATCTCCCTCGGCGATATCAGCTTCGGGAGACCGCAACGGATTACGGCTACGGTTGCCGCGGGCCGGGAGGGCGTGATTGACATTGAGCGGGAGGCGAAGCTCGGCGGGAGGATCCATACCAAGGGGGTCCTCATTTTGAGCGGCTACCTGAACGAAAAGTACGCGGCCGAGGCGCCGCTTAGTCTCAGCGCCCGCCTCGTCTTCGAGCAAAGCTACGAGGGGGTGGAGGGGGACAGCGCCTCGAGCACCGAGCTCTATGCCCTTTTGTCGGCGTTATCCGGCTTACCCGTAAGACAGGGCCTCGCCGTCACCGGCTCCATCAACCAGAAAGGCGAGATCCAGGCGATCGGCGGCGTTAACGAAAAGATCGAAGGCTTCTTCGACGTCTGCAAGGCCAAGGGGCTGACAGGAGACCAGGGCGTGCTCGTTCCGGCGGCCAACCGGGATAACCTGATGCTCCGGGAGGACGTGGTGGAGGCGGTAAGAGAGGGACGTTTCCACATCTATTTTGTTGAAAACGTGGACGAGGGCATCGCGCTGCTAACCGGCGTGCCGGCCGGCGAACGCGGACCGGACGGCTCTTTCCCGGAGGGGACGGTTCACGCCAGGGTCGCGGCACGCTTCAAAGAGATGGCGCAGCAGCTCCGGGCGGCGAAGGGGGAGAAGGAGAAAGGAGCGGGGCGGGACGAGAGCGACGGCCAGGAGGAGAAAAATGCCGGCAATGGTGCAGGAGATTAA
- the tmk gene encoding dTMP kinase: MGFFISFEGIDGAGKSTQVQRLARRLAALGFDVVTVREPGGTPLGETLREILRNPVREMDPRAEACLYAAARAELVDRVILPALRAGKVVLADRFTDSTLAYQGAGRGLSVELLSALNAFVTQGLSPDCTVIIDLPVAAALARVGAPGERDRMERLGPAFFSRVREYYLHLAGQDPTRYLVVDGGRAPEAVEAEIFRLVKEALGRCTR; encoded by the coding sequence ATGGGTTTTTTCATTTCTTTTGAAGGCATCGACGGAGCGGGGAAGAGCACGCAGGTGCAGCGTCTGGCGCGGCGGCTCGCGGCGCTCGGCTTTGATGTGGTTACGGTGCGGGAGCCGGGCGGGACCCCGCTGGGGGAAACGCTAAGGGAGATCCTGAGGAACCCAGTGCGGGAGATGGACCCGCGCGCGGAGGCATGCCTTTACGCGGCAGCGCGGGCGGAGCTGGTGGACCGGGTTATCCTTCCGGCCCTGCGTGCGGGGAAGGTGGTGCTTGCGGACCGTTTTACCGATTCAACGCTTGCCTACCAAGGGGCGGGGCGTGGCCTTTCCGTGGAGCTGCTATCAGCGCTCAATGCGTTCGTGACGCAGGGGCTTTCTCCCGACTGCACCGTTATCATCGACCTTCCGGTGGCGGCGGCGCTGGCGCGGGTCGGGGCCCCTGGGGAGCGGGACCGGATGGAACGGCTCGGGCCGGCTTTTTTTTCCCGGGTGCGGGAGTATTACCTCCATCTGGCCGGGCAGGATCCTACCCGCTACCTGGTGGTGGACGGGGGCAGAGCGCCGGAAGCGGTTGAGGCGGAGATTTTCCGGCTGGTGAAGGAGGCGCTTGGTCGGTGTACGCGGTGA
- the rplU gene encoding 50S ribosomal protein L21 — translation MYAVIETGGKQYRVAEGEKLKVEKLDAEVGATVNPRVLLVARDGEVHVGTPELGGAKVDLKVLRHGKRKKIIVFKYKAKKNYRRKKGHRQPFTEVLVEKISL, via the coding sequence ATGTACGCGGTTATCGAAACCGGCGGCAAGCAGTATCGGGTGGCGGAGGGCGAGAAGCTTAAGGTCGAGAAGCTCGACGCCGAAGTAGGGGCAACGGTTAACCCGCGCGTGTTGCTGGTTGCCAGGGATGGCGAGGTTCACGTCGGTACGCCGGAACTTGGCGGGGCGAAGGTTGACCTTAAAGTGCTCCGCCACGGGAAGCGCAAGAAGATTATCGTCTTCAAGTACAAGGCAAAGAAGAACTACCGGCGGAAAAAAGGGCACCGGCAGCCCTTCACCGAGGTGCTGGTGGAAAAGATCAGCTTGTAA
- the rsmI gene encoding 16S rRNA (cytidine(1402)-2'-O)-methyltransferase — translation MRMKGEPNKGKLYVCPTPIGNLEDITLRVLAVLARVNLIAAEDTRHTRKLLTHYGIKTPLLSYHSHNQKARGEELLARLARGEHIALVSDAGTPGISDPGALLVREAVARGIPVEALPGPSAVLTALVVSGLDSSRFVFEGFLPARRRRRALEELAGERRTIIFFEAPHRLLATLEDILAIIGDRPVAVARELTKVHEEVFRGKVSEALAYFRERPPQGEVTVVLAGREAPPEGAARKTENASLEEKVPELVRQLTAAGMQKRAAIKEAARRFGVPAREVYALEIKAKKNAT, via the coding sequence ATGAGGATGAAGGGCGAACCGAATAAGGGGAAACTTTACGTTTGCCCAACACCGATCGGTAACCTTGAGGATATTACGCTTCGAGTGCTGGCGGTGCTCGCAAGGGTCAATCTCATCGCGGCAGAGGATACGCGCCACACTAGAAAACTTCTGACGCACTACGGGATAAAAACACCGCTTTTAAGCTACCACAGCCATAACCAGAAAGCGCGGGGGGAGGAGCTCCTGGCACGGCTGGCGCGAGGAGAGCACATCGCCCTCGTTTCGGACGCGGGGACGCCCGGCATCTCCGACCCTGGCGCGCTGCTTGTCCGGGAGGCGGTGGCGCGGGGCATTCCGGTGGAGGCCCTGCCCGGACCGAGTGCTGTGCTGACGGCGCTGGTGGTGTCGGGGCTTGACAGCAGCCGCTTCGTTTTCGAGGGCTTTCTGCCGGCGCGCAGGAGGCGCCGGGCGCTCGAAGAGCTCGCCGGCGAGCGGCGCACCATCATTTTTTTCGAGGCGCCTCACCGCCTCTTGGCGACACTTGAGGATATCCTGGCGATTATCGGGGACCGGCCGGTAGCGGTGGCGCGTGAACTCACCAAGGTGCACGAGGAAGTCTTCCGGGGTAAGGTTTCCGAAGCGCTCGCCTACTTCCGGGAGAGGCCGCCGCAGGGCGAGGTCACCGTCGTCCTTGCCGGGCGGGAAGCACCGCCGGAAGGAGCGGCCCGAAAAACCGAAAACGCTTCCCTGGAAGAAAAGGTGCCCGAGCTGGTGCGGCAGCTCACGGCGGCGGGAATGCAAAAGCGGGCAGCCATCAAGGAAGCTGCCCGCCGTTTTGGTGTTCCGGCGCGGGAAGTTTATGCGCTTGAGATTAAGGCCAAGAAAAACGCTACATAG
- a CDS encoding methylated-DNA--[protein]-cysteine S-methyltransferase, translating into MPAMVQEIKVPVGRFTALWSERGLSRLLFPGTTPFPAAKGTAATDSAAGLVALWAEKLSQLVKVYFNGGAVDFGEIPVDFTGYTPFQLRVLQFVRAIPYGTVVTYGAVAAALYRPGAARAVGQVLARNRTPVVVPCHRVVGRGWYGGFSAGRRWKEELLHLEGVTLFDSSSRGPAGQA; encoded by the coding sequence ATGCCGGCAATGGTGCAGGAGATTAAAGTGCCGGTGGGCCGCTTCACGGCTCTCTGGAGCGAGCGGGGGCTTTCCCGCCTTCTTTTTCCCGGCACAACGCCTTTTCCCGCCGCAAAAGGCACCGCTGCTACGGATTCCGCGGCGGGGCTGGTGGCCCTTTGGGCGGAAAAGCTATCGCAGCTCGTAAAGGTTTATTTCAACGGTGGGGCAGTTGATTTCGGGGAAATTCCGGTTGATTTTACGGGCTACACGCCTTTTCAGCTTCGGGTGCTACAGTTTGTCCGGGCAATTCCTTACGGCACAGTGGTTACTTACGGCGCGGTGGCAGCGGCTCTTTACCGCCCGGGAGCCGCGCGCGCGGTGGGGCAGGTGCTTGCCCGCAACCGGACGCCGGTGGTGGTTCCGTGCCACCGGGTGGTAGGCCGGGGGTGGTATGGTGGGTTTTCCGCTGGCCGGCGTTGGAAGGAGGAACTCCTGCACCTGGAAGGCGTCACTCTTTTCGATAGTTCTTCGCGCGGACCGGCGGGACAAGCCTGA